Proteins from a genomic interval of Fusarium oxysporum Fo47 chromosome I, complete sequence:
- a CDS encoding alcohol acetyltransferase-domain-containing protein has translation MALREEPKVIRPMSNFCGTAVVCRYSLPSHLIGGSFETIRNAFHRAMALTVVEHPMLQVGILNENSAVPSWIELENVDLSLHISWQEIKASDDYESSLKHEIRSQLDTWFTDAETKPGWRASILWPEGNIQSLDVIFCWNHTNFDGVGGKILHQTLLRNLNDSKTDHEPDLEGNVLHLRSTADRFPPPPEALIKIPISWGFALSTIWKELRPPILVSNDPTQANWAPIRQEPYQTEFRTFSIEDAMLKKVLSKCRAHSTTITGLLHALPLVSLALQLDEGKKHHKQEAKSMFAISALDTRRFIPANSEAYPWHVPSTTMDNQMTLVSHMFGENLVAEIRSKAKGIPTQSHAMTQLENFVWAAAVQAREDIENKLDKGMENDPSGLMNFVKDWRVQKKQQLKKPRVGAWGVSNLGTLDGAIEGSGWKIERAVFQLSCELTSPVFHISSISVKGKEMCVDVSWQQGIIDAEIGDTLASDMEAWIRFLGAGGEE, from the exons ATGGCACTACGAGAAGAGCCTAAGGTTATTCGACCAATGAGTAACTT CTGTGGTACCGCAGTGGTCTGCCGTTATAGCCTCCCAAGTCATCTCATTGGCGGCTCATTTGAGACTATTCGAAATGCCTTCCATCGGGCTATGGCACTTACAGTAGTTGAACACCCCATGCTGCAAGTGGGTATCCTAAACGAGAACTCAGCTGTACCTTCATGGATTGAGCTGGAAAATGTCGATCTTAGTCTACATATTAGCTGGCAAGAGATCAAAGCTTCTGATGACTATGAGAGTTCCTTGAAGCATGAGATTCGGAGCCAGCTCGATACTTGGTTTACAGATGCCGAAACAAAGCCAGGATGGAGGGCCTCTATCCTATGGCCAGAAGGTAACATCCAGTCATTGGATGTTATTTTCTGCTGGAACCATACCAACTTCGATGGTGTAGGGGGCAAGATCCTGCACCAGACCTTGTTACGCAACCTCAATGACTCGAAGACTGATCATGAACCTGATTTGGAAGGAAAcgtccttcatcttcgcaGTACTGCAGATAGGTTTCCCCCTCCCCCAGAGGCGCTCATCAAAATCCCGATTTCTTGGGGCTTTGCTTTGTCGACAATCTGGAAAGAACTCAGGCCTCCAATTCTTGTGTCAAACGATCCAACCCAGGCCAATTGGGCCCCTATTCGCCAGGAGCCCTACCAAACCGAGTTCAGAACGTTCTCGATTGAGGATGCAATGCTGAAGAAGGTACTGAGCAAATGCCGAGCACATAGTACTACCATTACAGGCCTTTTGCATGCCCTGCCGCTGGTATCGCTTGCCCTGCAATTAGATGAGGGCAAGAAGCATCACAAACAAGAGGCAAAGTCGATGTTTGCTATCAGCGCATTGGATACACGTCGCTTCATCCCCGCCAATTCTGAGGCATACCCTTGGCATGTTCCTAGTACGACCATGGACAACCAGATGACACTTGTTAGCCACATGTTTGGTGAGAACCTAGTTGCAGAAATCCGCTCTAAAGCCAAAGGAATACCGACACAATCACATGCCATGACTCAACTCGAGAATTTCGTCTGGGCAGCTGCTGTGCAAGCTAGAGAGGATATCGAGAACAAACTCGACAAGGGCATGGAAAATGACCCTTCAGGCTTGATGAACTTCGTCAAAGACTGGCGTGTTCAaaagaagcagcagctcaagaagcCCCGAGTAGGTGCCTGGGGTGTATCCAATTTAGGAACACTCGATGGGGCCATTGAAGGCTCAGGCTGGAAGATCGAGAGAGCTGTGTTTCAGCTGAGCTGTGAACTCACTTCGCCTGTGTTCCATATCAGCTCGATTAGCGTTAAGGGTAAAGAGATGTGCGTTGATGTCAGTTGGCAACAGGGTATCATCGATGCTGAGATTGGAGACACACTCGCGTCCGATATGGAGGCCTGGATAAGGTTCCTTGGCGCCGGGGGAGAGGAATGA
- a CDS encoding major facilitator superfamily domain-containing protein, producing the protein MARIAEPMAYSSVFPYLPSMVSSFGVPTNKVGSWVGLTSGVFSIAQSTTAVAWGKASDIYGRKPIIIFGLMSSMICFIVWGMSTNLPMAIIVRAIMGGGNGNVGIIRTVVAELVPERELQPRAFSIMPIVWSLGSIIGPSFGGLFAEPAEQYPQIFGHIEFFKRFPFALPNLILMVFFLFSATIAALFLHETLPSKRGHRDWGLLVGERITRSFKATRPAPSTRRASFVDGEATSPLLPNKTAPKKKTHEASEHAKKERVITRATAMNLLIYTLLAFHSVAYDQILSVFLRHPVEKHTPENTSFPFYFSGGFGMKHSEVGTIYTIYGIVCCAVQFLIYPSIVARFGVLRCFRVCCLLMPLAYFLTPYCVLFPTHKGRMIALMGVMFIKAAGIIVAFPSVTILLTNSCTSLRVLGTLNGYATTFSGLGRALGPASTGALFTWGADHGYVVTAWFFLMFIAILGAIPAYLVEEGEGPSASVSSSAENSDTENDQASSSSSTILLPEGSVIASDSEEEEELPLTKTKSRSVEQSYGTMTGLK; encoded by the exons ATGGCCAGAATTGCCGAACCCATGGCCTACAGCTCAGTCTTCCCATATCTGCCCAGCATGGTTAGCAGCTTTGGTGTTCCTACCAACAAGGTTGGAAGTTGGGTAGGACTCACATCTGGTGTCTTCTCCATAGCACAAAGTACCACTGCAGTGGCTTGGGGAAAGGCTTCCGATATTTATGGTCGGAAACCGATAATCATCTTTGGCCTTATGAGTTCAATGATCTGCTTCATAGTATGGGGCATGTCTACGAATTTACCTATGGCTATCATTGTCCGAGCCATTATGGGAGGTGGAAACGGGAATG TCGGTATCATCAGAACAGTGGTTGCTGAGCTGGTACCTGAGAGGGAACTTCAGCCAAGAGCATTCTCCATTATGCCTATCGTTTGGAGTCTGGGTTCCATCATCGGACCTAGTTTCGGAGGTCTCTTCGCTGAGCCTGCAGAACAATATCCCCAAATCTTTGGCCATatcgagttcttcaagcGCTTTCCCTTTGCGCTACCTAATCTGATTCTCATGGTTTTCTTTCTATTCTCAGCTACCATTGCAGCCCTGTTTCTCCAT GAAACACTTCCTAGCAAGCGAGGACACCGGGATTGGGGTCTCCTGGTAGGCGAGCGTATCACTCGCTCTTTCAAGGCCACTCGTCCAGCACCGTCTACCCGTCGAGCTTCGTTTGTAGACGGCGAAGCTACTTCACCGCTTCTTCCTAACAAGACAGcaccaaagaagaagacacACGAAGCTTCAGAACATGCTAAGAAAGAACGCGTCATTACCCGTGCAACAGCCATGAACCTCTTGATCTACACACTTCTCGCATTCCATTCCGTGGCTTATGATCAGATCCTCAGTGTCTTCCTCAGACACCCAGTTGAAAAGCATACTCCTGAGAATACTTCATTTCCATTCTACTTCTCAGGAGGATTTGGCATGAAGCACAGTGAGGTTGGCACCATATACACCATCTATGGCATCGTTTGTTGCGCTGTTCAGTTCCTCATCTACCCTTCAATCGTTGCTCGCTTCGGTGTTTTGCGTTGCTTTAGAGTCTGCT GTCTTCTGATGCCACTTGCTTACTTCCTCACCCCTTACTGTGTTCTTTTCCCGACACACAAGGGCCGCATGATCGCTCTCATGGGTGTTATGTTCATTAAGGCTGCTGGAATCATTGTCGCATTCCCATCTGTCACTATCCTTCTGACAAACTCCTGCACTTCTCTCCGGGTACTTGGCACGCTCAATGGTTACGCCACAACCTTCAGTGGTCTAGGTCGTGCACTTGGTCCAGCTTCGACAGGTGCTCTTTTCACTTGGGGCGCCGATCATGGCTACGTCGTAACTGCATGGTTCTTCCTCATGTTCATTGCTATCCTAGGTGCTATCCCGGCTTACCTCgtcgaagaaggagaaggcccTTCCGCTTCCGTTTCGAGCTCAGCAGAGAACAGCGACACAGAAAACGACCaggcttcgtcttcatcgagTACGATATTGTTGCCTGAAGGTTCCGTGATTGCGTCTGattctgaagaggaagaggagctgCCTTTGACCAAGACTAAGTCAAGGTCTGTAGAGCAAAGCTACGGAACTATGACCGGACTAAAGTGA
- a CDS encoding uncharacterized protein (expressed protein), with amino-acid sequence MPPKIIPVLEIKDFVGAIKLTDNKRRAKDNVKLILEHLNHMKLDMPQVALDKLVDFLKTEEWQHLHFGMWMVISAIWPGTDVIVKLTKDMSKLWGVQFPRTKPWFPPKVSSMAIDSK; translated from the exons ATGCCGCCTAAAATCATCCCTGTCCTCGAGATAAAGGACTTCGTGGGAGCGATCAAATTGACCGACAACAAGCGCAGGGCTAAGGACAACGTCAAACTTATTCTTGAACACTTAAACCACATGAAACTCGACATGCCCCAGGTTGCTCTGGACAAGCTTGTCGATTTCCTGAAGACAGAGGAATGG CAGCACCTCCATTTTGGTATGTGGATGGTTATTTCGGCCATCTGGCCCGGAACCGATGTTATCGTCAAGCTTACGAAGGATATGTCCAAGCTCTGGGGAGTACAGTTCCCTAGAACGAAACCATGGTTCCCGCCTAAAGTATCCAGTATGGCTATTGACAGCAAGTAG
- a CDS encoding RNA polymerase II subunit A C-terminal domain phosphatase SSU72 — MEVANGGSSAQSQNGSSESNSGYKLKFCTVCASNNNRSMEAHLRLSQADYPVISFGTGSLVRLPGPTITQPNVYHFNKTSYDSMFKELESKDARLYKNNGILNMLNRNRGVKWGPERWQDWQVGVPRLQHAKDRGSEGTEGGLVDIVITCEERCWDAVVDDLLNRGSPLNRPVHVINVEIKDNHEEAAIGGQGILDLANSLNAAAREERDAVGASSFDNGSASSRASFDERVPDILASWQERWPNLPATWTVAWF; from the exons ATGGAGGTTGCCAACGGTGGCTCTTCGGCCCAGAGCCAGAATGGCTCATCTGAAAGCAACAGCGGATACAAACTCAAGTTTTGCACTGTATGTGCTAGCAACAACAATCG CTCCATGGAAGCACATTTACGGCTATCCCAGGCTGACTATCCTGTCATCTCCTTCGGCACTGGTTCTCTCGTCCGCCTGCCTGGGCCTACCATTACCCAACCTAATGTGTATCACTTTAACAAAACTTCTTATGACAGTATGTTCAAGGAGCTTGAATCCAAGGATGCTCGGCTGTACAAGAACAACGGCATCCTTAACATGTTGAACCGTAACCGTGGCGTCAAATGGGGCCCAGAACGCTGGCAAGACTGGCAAGTTGGTGTACCTCGCCTGCAACATGCTAAGGACCGTGGCAGCGAGGGTACTGAAGGTGGTCTAGTCGATATTGTCATCACCTGTGAAGAGCGATGCTGGGATGCTGTTGTCGATGATCTCCTTAACAGGGGTTCACCACTCAACCGACCTGTCCATGTCATCAatgtcgagatcaaggataACCACGAAGAGGCCGCCATTGGTGGGCAGGGTATCTTGGATCTTGCGAACTCTCTCAACGCGGCTGCTCGTGAAGAGCGTGACGCTGTTGGTGCTTCGTCCTTTGACAATGGTTCTGCCTCAAGCAGAGCTTCCTTTGATGAGCGAGTACCTGATATTCTGGCTTCATGGCAGGAAAGGTGGCCCAATCTGCCAGCGACCTGGACCGTTGCTTGGTTCTAA